The Terriglobia bacterium genome segment GTCTCTTACTGGCGATGGGCCTGCGGACTTGGCAACGAGGCTTTGGGCGCGTGCGTAAGATGAGCCGAGGACGATAATAATTAGAAGTACAATCCAAAATGCTTTTTGTGGCTTCATAGCAAACGGTCTCCGAATTCAGTCATCCGGTTTCAAGAGTTAACGATCTTGCCAAACAAGTAAACAGCAGGATCTTGCTGAGTGGAAGAAACTAACAGAGCTGAAAGATGAATTGCAAGGATTTACTTCAGTTCGATGCCAAAAGTTTTGCTTCGGAAAAAGACCGGATTTGGTAACCCTATGGTAATTAACATACTCAAAAACACTTGTCCTTTCGAAGTCGGCCATCACCGGTCGCGAACAGAGGTAGCTAGAGCGTTTTCATCCTTGTGTGCTGTTGGTATGATTACAACTTTGAAGCGTGCCAGTCTCGTCAAAGGAGACGCTCTTGGACGCTGTAACTATCATCGCGGAGTTGGAGGCGGAACGTGACCGGCTTAATAGTGCTATTGCAGCATTGCGTGGAAATCGAGTCACATTCCGAAAGAGTTCCGGTAAGCCGGATGGCAGGAAAAGGCCACCATCGGCAGCAATCAGGCGAAAGCTCAGCCGAGCCACGAAGAAACGTTGGATCGAATGGAGGAAGAAGCGAGCAGCAGACTGACTCTCAAACTTCGCGAGACTTAGGCATCCGAATTGTTCCTTCTGACGCCCTTGGGACTGCGCATATGAGTAGGTAATGTTGCTCCGAGTTCAAAAACAAATCCTCTGCTTTTGGATCTTCTATCCACAGAGAGATGATGATTCGAATTTAACTTTTCACGCCTTGTGTGCCGGTTGCTTGTTTGGCAAAATTGAAAATGAATTCGGCGAGTATGTCCCAAGTTCGACGTTAGCACGAGGTGGTCCACCGTATGTATCAAAGATTTGATCACGAATGCAGGCGTTCTGGGCGACGTCGCCAACGTCGCTTACGGGCAGGCAATGTTACGATCAGCTCAAAATCTACTCCTCTGCGATTGCATGTATGCTCTTGTGAGGCAGTAGACGAAGGCGGGGATTACGCTGGCTCATGGAACTCCTTGAAGTAAGCAGCTTTCACTGACGCGACGATCTCGAACTCCATTTTGTCCGGATTGCGCTCCAAACCTCGGGACTCCTGGTATGGCAGCACTCCTTCTCAGAAATGGTCTCTTGGGAAGCTTATGGAAAATCGGTGCACGAATGAGTTGCCGAGGGAAATCTCAAGAATTTAACAAGTTTCTACAAGAATCTCCGCTTTGTACGAATGGTGTCCTTTGGCGACTACCAGGCTGACATGCCGCGCTTCACTTTCCAGTTCTTCCAGTCCGAGATGACGCGATGCGGGAACAGCAATAACTTCGGCAAACAAAGAGTGGACAATGACGCAACAGTGACGGCAGGGCGGCAATAGGGGTGGTTGACATAGCATCTCTTAAGGAACCGCCAGAGCCGGCTGAACGCGCCCTGATCAGCATAGAGGCAGATCACAAGATGCTCTTTCGCCGGGATGGTGATGAGATCCAGACTCTTCCACATTGCGCCTGTGTGGTGGAGCACGCCCCAGGAATACACAATGTCAAACTGTCCCAGCGAGCGCAGATACGGCTCGTCCAGAGCTGAGCCCCCTTCAGCCGGCCAGTTGGCCATAGGGGCAAAGCGGCGCTTCATCTCGGCAGTACAGGCCACGCTTTTCGGATCGTAATCAAAAGATGAGACACGGGCCGCGCCGAGGCGTACAGCGGCAGAGAATGAATTCCGCTACCGGACCCGACATCCAGGAAAGATTTTCCGCTGAGGTCGCCGACCATTTCAGCAAGACGGCCGCATGCTTCCGCTATATGTTTTTCATCGACGAGGGAAAGAAACCGGGTCCTAATAAGGGCTCAGTGGCATCCACAGCGCAGCTAATTTCAATATATGCGCCAAGGCACCAAGTTCGTGGTTGATCAGAGACGGGCCGGCTTTTTCGTGGTCCGTGCCCGGCGCGCTGCGCCAGCGTTGATAGTCGCGGAGGTCTCCTTCATGAAAAGAGGAGAGTCTCCGGTTGGGATCAAAAAAGCTCATGAGCGTCCGGAAATGGTATTTGTACGCTTCGAGCGACCTGGGGCTCAGGTGTTGCTTCCGCCTGGCTTATATCTCGCATGCACTGTTGAGACGCAGTTCCGGTGACAATGGGGGCTTTTGCATTTTAGTTTTTTCGGTAAACATTGCGCGATGATAAATGCGCGTACGAAACAACAGGTCAAGCAACAAGCGCTCGTGCAGAGATGACTAAGACCGACTTGGAGTCTTGGTTACCGATGGGAGTCAGATAGGTCCCGATCTCCTATATCGTCCCCCGATTACGTTGAGAACCGATTTTCCAATCTCCATTGCTATGGGCTGGCAAGGGGCTATATATTTCCACACATCATTATTCCCTTCTCTCGGTTCAAGAGTTTCTGCTCCGATTGGCCGGGGCATCTTTTATGTTGAAAGAGTTCTCCGCTTCCAAAAATGATCCATCCCCGCTCGCGGGCTGGCTCTTTGAAAGTAGCCTCTGCCTCGCATCAGACATACCGCACGGTAACCAGTGATGTAAGGGACAATGTAATAGACCCCCGCTGCAGATAATTCACGATCTGCTTCTCCTGATGGCCGACCCTGATCCGCAGATATGATGCAGGGACACGGGGGCCGGGAGCTTCGCCTTAATCTGAATCGCCCTCTTTCTTGAATGGCTTCCCCAAAAGAATGTTATCTAAACACGGTTTGTATTGCAAACACGACAGGGCATTATTCCATAGATGCCAGCCGATCTGCTTATAATAGTGGGTGACCGAATTCGCCGACGCAGAAAACTTGCCGGGTGGACTCAGGTCCAGTTGGCGGAGAGGATTGGCATTGATCGCAGTTTTCTGGCCGACGTCGAAAGAGGAAAACGCAACATTTCGATCCTCAATCTGTATCTCATTGCGAAAGCGCTCAAAGTATCGCTATCGCAGCTTTTGACCAAATTATAGTAATGGTTCCCGAGATCGCTCGACAAGGAATGGGCGATTTCCCTTCCTGTAGCGCGGTCAAGACTCTGCAACGGCAGGAGCCATTTATCAACCAAACACCAGCATATCATTGGCCCTGATCAGCACGTGCACATGATATTCAAACAATATAAATTTGGGCGCTTGGGGAAATCACGACATCAACTCTTATGCTGGAGCGCCAACGAATGTGCTTCCCGCGCTTCCTAAGAAGCGTCGGCGGTCAGTTTCGGCGCGGCTGGTGACGTAAATTCCTTTGTGTAAAAGCGAGAGGGTGTAAGTTGGTTTTGGCCTAACGAGCTAAAACCGAATCCTGAGAAAAGGAGCCTTACACCCGATGGCGAAAGTAACAGAGATCACCGAGCATTTCCAACATTTTGTGAGCGAACTGCAGGACAGCTTTTGGGGCGATATGTATGGCCGGACG includes the following:
- a CDS encoding helix-turn-helix domain-containing protein → MPADLLIIVGDRIRRRRKLAGWTQVQLAERIGIDRSFLADVERGKRNISILNLYLIAKALKVSLSQLLTKL